A stretch of Endozoicomonas sp. SCSIO W0465 DNA encodes these proteins:
- a CDS encoding MarR family winged helix-turn-helix transcriptional regulator yields MTLKGLIKLTQLMQEQPLTVIQWQILLVVAENPGETITDLVNAEKLTCGTPSDIAVSVKRLGEGRHDRPGLGLIKKVQHEDDGRYFKLTLTAKGKKLVEKIKQKARYLK; encoded by the coding sequence ATGACTTTAAAAGGTCTTATCAAATTAACCCAGTTGATGCAGGAACAACCACTGACGGTTATCCAGTGGCAAATTCTCCTCGTTGTTGCAGAAAACCCCGGGGAAACCATTACTGATCTTGTAAATGCGGAAAAGCTCACCTGTGGCACTCCAAGTGATATCGCTGTCAGCGTTAAACGTCTTGGTGAAGGGCGTCACGACAGGCCCGGACTGGGGCTGATTAAAAAGGTCCAGCATGAAGATGATGGCCGCTATTTCAAGCTGACATTGACAGCAAAAGGTAAAAAGCTGGTTGAAAAGATTAAGCAGAAAGCTCGCTACCTGAAATGA
- the xthA gene encoding exodeoxyribonuclease III: MKIVSFNVNGLRARLHQLSQVIDYYSPDLIGLQEIKVSDEQFPVKAIESMGYNVLFHGQKTHYGVALLSKTPALNVQKGFPAAPSEAQRRLIIGDYELNGHMLRVINGYFPQGENRSHLTKFADKEKFYNDLQRYLHNSCSPLSNILVIGDFNISHTDLDIGIGPDNARRWLRTGKCSFLPEERVWFDRLLDWGLTDCFRVLYPTEDRRFSWFDYRSRGFESDPKRGLRIDGVLATAPLMQACHSVTIDYDIRAMEKPSDHAPVIAEFSLDK, translated from the coding sequence ATGAAAATAGTCAGCTTTAATGTGAACGGGTTGAGGGCGCGCTTACATCAACTGTCGCAAGTAATTGATTACTATAGTCCTGATTTAATAGGCCTTCAGGAGATCAAAGTATCTGATGAGCAATTCCCGGTTAAAGCTATCGAAAGCATGGGCTACAACGTCTTGTTTCATGGTCAGAAAACCCATTATGGAGTTGCATTACTCAGTAAGACTCCGGCATTGAATGTACAAAAAGGATTCCCGGCAGCCCCTTCTGAAGCCCAGCGTCGGCTGATTATCGGAGACTACGAACTGAATGGGCATATGTTACGGGTGATTAATGGGTATTTTCCCCAAGGAGAAAATCGCAGCCACCTAACCAAATTCGCAGACAAAGAGAAGTTTTACAATGATCTACAGCGTTATCTGCATAACTCATGTTCCCCTCTCTCCAATATTTTAGTTATTGGTGACTTTAATATCTCTCATACAGACCTGGATATTGGCATTGGCCCTGATAATGCCAGACGATGGCTCAGAACCGGTAAATGCAGTTTTTTACCGGAAGAACGGGTGTGGTTTGATCGGCTGCTTGATTGGGGCCTAACGGATTGTTTTAGAGTCCTATACCCTACTGAAGACAGGCGGTTTAGCTGGTTTGATTACCGCAGTCGTGGTTTTGAGAGTGATCCAAAAAGGGGGTTGAGAATAGATGGTGTTTTAGCAACGGCCCCATTAATGCAAGCATGCCATTCTGTAACGATTGATTATGATATCAGAGCAATGGAGAAACCCTCTGATCATGCGCCTGTTATCGCAGAGTTTTCACTGGACAAATAA
- a CDS encoding efflux RND transporter periplasmic adaptor subunit: MQKLVNVNGSWLVAGVIAAGIGIYLLTADVVNINDTEKVAPPAQDSREDAVVPVVQASHFEQIAVKRTLTLYGTTETDRTVTVSAELAAQVINISAERGQLLAAGNEIIQLREGSLKAQLKSAETRVRQAEQDYQSALSLQKKKHIADNQITQLEASLAEALSQKKQLQTQWENTLIKAPVSGILNKRYVEVGDFIDKGKPVAEILDLDPLVVHVDVPQNHINHFASGQSAVVRFLGGATSKATIRFIDRQADASTRTFSVELTIPNPDMKIPAGLSVEADLLMEEVMALEISPAWLALSEAGEPGIKWVTSGNRVQFTPVNVVKSESNRLWVTGIPEQARVITRGQGFVRSGDQVDVINPDASLVAGE; the protein is encoded by the coding sequence GTGCAAAAGTTAGTCAATGTAAACGGCTCATGGTTAGTCGCCGGTGTGATTGCGGCTGGCATCGGTATCTACCTGCTGACGGCTGATGTCGTTAATATCAACGACACTGAAAAAGTTGCCCCTCCTGCTCAGGATAGCCGTGAGGATGCGGTGGTTCCCGTTGTCCAGGCCTCTCACTTTGAGCAAATAGCGGTAAAACGCACGCTCACACTCTATGGCACAACGGAAACTGACCGGACTGTAACCGTCAGTGCCGAGCTGGCAGCTCAAGTCATTAATATCAGTGCTGAACGTGGTCAACTGCTCGCTGCGGGAAATGAAATTATCCAACTGCGCGAAGGCAGTCTGAAAGCTCAATTGAAATCTGCTGAAACACGGGTCAGACAAGCTGAACAGGATTACCAGTCCGCCCTTTCATTACAAAAGAAAAAACACATCGCCGATAATCAGATTACTCAGCTAGAGGCCTCTCTGGCTGAGGCACTGTCGCAGAAAAAGCAACTTCAGACCCAATGGGAAAACACCCTGATTAAGGCCCCTGTTTCCGGCATTCTTAACAAGCGCTATGTGGAAGTGGGTGACTTTATTGATAAAGGCAAACCTGTGGCTGAAATTCTCGACCTTGATCCACTGGTGGTTCATGTAGATGTTCCCCAGAATCATATTAATCACTTTGCGTCCGGCCAGAGTGCTGTTGTTCGATTTCTCGGTGGAGCAACCAGCAAAGCCACGATTCGCTTTATTGATCGACAGGCTGATGCATCGACCCGAACATTTTCAGTTGAGTTAACTATCCCGAATCCCGACATGAAAATTCCCGCCGGCCTCAGTGTTGAGGCCGATCTGTTGATGGAAGAAGTCATGGCACTTGAAATAAGTCCTGCCTGGCTTGCGTTGAGTGAGGCTGGTGAACCCGGTATCAAATGGGTAACGTCGGGCAATCGGGTTCAATTCACCCCGGTGAATGTGGTCAAGTCTGAGAGTAACCGTCTTTGGGTAACTGGCATACCCGAACAGGCCAGAGTCATAACTCGAGGTCAGGGCTTCGTTCGATCCGGTGATCAGGTTGATGTCATCAACCCTGATGCTTCTTTGGTTGCCGGGGAGTAA
- a CDS encoding efflux RND transporter permease subunit: MQSLIAASLMRTRTVMMMLALILISGLASYLTIPKESSPDITIPVIYISVSHEGISPEDAERLLVLPLENELRAIEGVKELKATASQSHASITLEFIAGLDTDEVLADVRDKVNLAKSKLPQGTDEPIINQISFASMEPVITAVLSGNLPERALVRIARELRDVLESRKQILEVDIAGDREEVVDVIINPLKLESYGLVPADVINLVSQNNQLVAAGNLDNGKGRFSVKVPAVYKTPADILSQPVKADGDRVITFGDIASVLSTFKDGGGYARMNGQNSIALEIKKRPGENIIETVGLAKGIITEGQKLAPKTLKVDYVGDQSVDVVDMVNDLQNSVLAAIILVVTVIVGALGLRSAVLAAIAIPGSFLTGILIIAMMGLTINMVVLISLMMAVGMLVDGAIVVTEYADRKMSEGVVRKQAYQEASLRMAWPIIASTATTLAAFFPLMFWPGIMGEMMMYLPLTLIATLSASLVMALIFIPTIGSLIGKPRRLSALEKRSISEAETGDLHNVPGWTGVYIRTLSKAIQHPLTILFSGMAMVAAIYLAFITFGKGFEFFPDVDTNNIMVKVRVNSSNLSIDEKDEILRKVEAILLQQPELETLYARTGDNQEVGTIRLNMVDWKYRRKAALVAEEIKQKLSHFAGLDITVERRKDGPPQGKPLELVISANDLDMLHETVGKVRTVLADIDGFTNLEDDGPTPGYEWRIDVDRAGAARYGADVSSAGGLVRLVTSGLRVGSYRPDDSSDEVDIRIRFPVSDRHLESIDQLRLMTRAGLVPINNFTTREIVPKVDSIKHLDGKRTVSVGANLAEGILLNDLLPELKAQLDTLGVPQEVSFTIKGQNEDQQESSQFLIKAFAIALFVMAMILVTQFNSFYQAFLIMSAVVLSTGGVLFGLLLAGKPFGIVMCGIGVISLAGIVVNNNIVLIDTYNLLRKQGMKAEEAILRTGAQRLRPVMLTTITTILGLLPMVLSTNIDLFNHRLEIGGPTAQWWNQLSTSIAGGLAFATLLTLVLTPCLLVIAGRRQDRKVAQ, encoded by the coding sequence ATGCAAAGTCTGATTGCCGCATCGCTGATGCGAACCCGTACCGTCATGATGATGCTGGCTTTAATCCTGATTTCCGGCCTTGCCAGCTATCTTACTATTCCCAAAGAGTCAAGTCCTGACATCACGATTCCGGTTATTTATATCTCCGTTTCACACGAAGGTATATCGCCGGAAGATGCCGAGCGGCTGCTGGTACTCCCCCTGGAAAACGAACTCAGGGCAATAGAAGGTGTTAAGGAACTCAAGGCAACAGCATCCCAGTCTCATGCTTCCATCACTCTGGAGTTTATCGCGGGTCTGGACACGGATGAGGTCCTGGCAGACGTCAGGGATAAAGTTAATCTGGCCAAAAGTAAGCTGCCCCAGGGTACCGATGAGCCTATTATCAACCAGATCTCCTTTGCCAGTATGGAGCCGGTGATTACGGCTGTACTGTCCGGTAACTTACCTGAACGTGCACTGGTCAGAATAGCCCGTGAGCTAAGAGATGTGCTTGAATCCAGAAAGCAGATACTGGAGGTGGATATCGCAGGTGACCGGGAGGAAGTTGTTGATGTGATTATTAACCCGCTCAAGCTGGAAAGTTATGGGCTGGTTCCCGCCGATGTTATCAATCTGGTTTCCCAAAATAACCAACTGGTTGCTGCTGGCAATCTGGATAATGGTAAGGGACGATTCTCGGTCAAGGTGCCTGCTGTTTACAAAACACCGGCTGATATTCTCTCTCAGCCGGTCAAAGCAGACGGCGACCGGGTCATTACCTTCGGTGATATTGCCAGCGTGCTCAGTACGTTTAAAGATGGTGGCGGTTACGCCAGAATGAACGGACAAAACAGTATTGCCCTGGAAATCAAGAAGCGCCCCGGGGAAAACATCATTGAAACGGTAGGACTGGCAAAAGGCATTATTACCGAAGGCCAGAAACTGGCGCCCAAAACCCTGAAGGTTGACTACGTGGGTGATCAGTCAGTCGATGTGGTGGATATGGTCAACGATCTGCAGAACAGTGTTCTGGCGGCCATCATTCTGGTGGTTACGGTCATTGTCGGGGCACTGGGCTTGCGCAGCGCCGTATTGGCAGCCATTGCCATTCCCGGCTCTTTTCTGACCGGTATTTTGATCATCGCCATGATGGGCCTGACCATTAACATGGTGGTCCTGATCTCTCTCATGATGGCCGTCGGCATGCTGGTTGATGGAGCCATTGTAGTCACCGAGTATGCTGACCGTAAAATGAGTGAGGGAGTTGTCCGTAAGCAGGCCTATCAGGAAGCCTCGTTACGCATGGCATGGCCAATTATTGCCTCAACAGCAACCACGCTTGCCGCCTTTTTCCCGCTGATGTTCTGGCCGGGTATTATGGGTGAGATGATGATGTACCTGCCATTGACCCTGATTGCTACCCTCTCTGCATCTCTGGTGATGGCTCTGATTTTTATACCCACCATTGGCTCCCTTATTGGCAAGCCCAGACGGCTCAGTGCATTGGAAAAGCGCTCTATCAGCGAAGCGGAAACCGGAGATTTACACAATGTTCCCGGTTGGACCGGGGTTTATATTCGCACGTTGTCAAAAGCGATCCAACACCCGTTAACAATACTGTTCTCGGGTATGGCCATGGTAGCAGCCATTTACCTTGCCTTTATTACTTTTGGCAAAGGCTTTGAGTTCTTTCCTGATGTTGATACCAATAACATCATGGTCAAGGTGCGGGTGAACTCCAGCAACCTGTCCATTGATGAGAAGGATGAAATCCTGAGAAAGGTAGAAGCGATCCTGCTTCAGCAGCCAGAATTAGAAACACTGTACGCACGAACCGGGGATAACCAGGAAGTGGGGACAATCCGCCTGAATATGGTGGACTGGAAGTATCGCCGAAAAGCAGCACTGGTGGCAGAAGAGATTAAACAGAAACTTTCGCATTTCGCCGGACTCGATATCACCGTTGAACGAAGAAAAGATGGCCCTCCCCAGGGAAAACCTCTGGAGCTGGTCATCAGTGCCAATGACCTTGATATGCTGCACGAAACCGTTGGCAAGGTCAGAACGGTTCTCGCCGACATCGATGGCTTCACCAACCTGGAGGATGACGGCCCTACCCCCGGCTATGAATGGCGTATTGATGTCGACCGTGCTGGTGCTGCCCGTTACGGTGCTGATGTCAGCAGTGCCGGCGGCCTTGTCCGTCTGGTGACCTCTGGTTTAAGGGTCGGGAGTTATCGGCCGGATGACAGTAGTGATGAAGTGGACATTCGTATTCGTTTCCCTGTATCCGACCGCCACCTTGAGAGTATCGACCAGCTCCGGTTAATGACCCGGGCGGGCCTGGTACCGATCAACAATTTCACTACCCGGGAGATAGTCCCCAAGGTTGACAGCATCAAGCATCTGGATGGTAAACGAACCGTCAGTGTCGGTGCCAATCTGGCCGAAGGCATTCTCCTCAATGACCTGCTGCCCGAATTGAAAGCGCAGCTCGATACATTGGGTGTACCACAGGAAGTCAGCTTTACCATCAAAGGGCAGAATGAAGACCAACAGGAAAGCAGCCAGTTTCTGATCAAGGCATTCGCCATTGCTCTGTTTGTGATGGCCATGATTCTGGTGACGCAGTTCAACAGTTTCTACCAGGCGTTCCTGATTATGTCGGCGGTGGTACTTTCTACCGGTGGTGTTTTGTTTGGATTACTGCTGGCAGGAAAACCCTTTGGTATTGTGATGTGTGGCATCGGGGTCATTTCACTGGCCGGCATTGTAGTGAACAATAATATCGTGCTGATTGATACCTATAATCTGTTGCGTAAACAGGGCATGAAAGCGGAAGAAGCCATTTTGCGAACCGGAGCCCAACGCCTTCGACCTGTGATGTTGACCACCATCACGACCATCCTGGGACTTCTGCCCATGGTGCTCTCCACCAATATTGATCTGTTCAATCATCGACTCGAGATTGGCGGTCCTACTGCCCAGTGGTGGAATCAGCTATCCACCTCCATTGCCGGAGGGTTGGCATTTGCCACCCTGTTGACACTGGTTCTAACCCCTTGCCTTCTGGTCATCGCTGGCCGAAGGCAGGATAGAAAGGTGGCTCAGTAA
- a CDS encoding MOSC domain-containing protein, translating into MQITRLAIYPIKSTSAISLESALVTHRGFAHDRRWLVTDENGKFITQRQYPVLATIATSIVDGGLLITRPAAENLYVPIPEEGTYASTVTVWKDDCQALDAGDNAAQWFSDFLKMKCRLFYQPERSIRPTDARYSTPKDHTSFADGFPFLLTNETSLDDLNQRLANAVPMSRFRPNIVINGHQPYEEDTWSVIMIGDITFRVAKPCSRCVMTTINPETGEKEGREPLFTLAQYRRTEMGVIFGQNLIPDREGIIRIGDKVTILK; encoded by the coding sequence ATGCAAATAACCAGGCTGGCGATCTATCCGATCAAATCAACAAGCGCAATTTCCCTTGAAAGTGCCCTTGTAACCCATAGAGGTTTTGCACATGATCGCCGCTGGCTGGTGACTGATGAAAATGGCAAGTTTATCACTCAGCGACAATATCCAGTCCTGGCAACCATAGCCACCTCCATCGTGGATGGAGGATTATTAATTACACGGCCCGCTGCTGAGAACCTCTATGTACCCATACCGGAAGAGGGGACTTATGCTTCGACAGTAACGGTCTGGAAGGACGATTGTCAGGCTCTTGATGCCGGGGATAATGCTGCTCAGTGGTTCAGTGATTTCCTGAAGATGAAATGCAGGCTGTTTTATCAGCCGGAACGGTCAATACGACCAACCGATGCCCGGTACTCAACACCGAAGGATCACACCAGTTTTGCCGACGGTTTCCCCTTTCTTCTCACCAATGAAACATCTTTAGATGATTTGAATCAACGCCTGGCAAATGCAGTGCCCATGTCCCGTTTCCGCCCCAATATCGTCATCAATGGTCATCAGCCCTATGAAGAAGATACCTGGTCAGTGATTATGATCGGTGATATCACCTTTCGGGTCGCCAAACCCTGTTCCCGGTGTGTGATGACAACCATCAACCCCGAAACCGGAGAGAAAGAAGGGAGAGAACCACTGTTTACACTGGCTCAATATCGTCGAACGGAGATGGGTGTTATTTTTGGTCAGAACCTTATTCCTGATCGGGAAGGGATTATCCGGATAGGGGATAAGGTCACGATTTTGAAATAA
- a CDS encoding TatD family hydrolase: MTLQLVDIGVNLSDKAFDKDRDEVISRAVEHGVTTMILTGTSLAESQEVLDLARNYPGLCFSTAGIHPHGAKGANAHTFRELKALFSEPEVVAVGETGLDFNRDFSPRPVQEKVFEQQLELAIECGLPLFCHEREASERFADIIKNYRDQVSKLVVHCFTADKKALYRYLDLDCHIGMTGWICDERRGTHLHPLVKDIPVNRLMVETDSPWLLPRSLTKKPKSRRNEPAFLSEVVQMIATHTGLSPEQIARQTRETSLAFFNLTAHHHGLQGQDEQ; encoded by the coding sequence ATGACACTGCAGCTGGTTGATATAGGCGTTAACCTCAGTGATAAGGCTTTTGACAAAGACCGTGACGAGGTCATCAGTCGAGCTGTAGAGCACGGAGTAACAACAATGATCCTCACTGGCACCTCCCTGGCAGAGTCACAGGAGGTACTGGATCTGGCCCGAAACTACCCTGGCCTATGCTTTTCTACCGCAGGTATCCACCCGCATGGAGCCAAAGGCGCAAATGCCCATACCTTCAGGGAGCTAAAAGCTTTATTCAGTGAGCCAGAGGTGGTTGCAGTTGGTGAAACCGGTCTGGATTTTAACCGTGACTTTTCTCCCCGGCCGGTTCAGGAGAAAGTATTTGAGCAGCAGTTGGAGCTGGCTATAGAGTGCGGTCTGCCCCTGTTCTGCCATGAAAGAGAGGCTTCAGAACGCTTTGCTGACATCATCAAAAACTATCGTGACCAGGTCAGCAAGCTGGTTGTACACTGCTTTACAGCCGATAAGAAAGCCCTGTATCGATATCTGGACCTGGACTGCCATATTGGCATGACCGGATGGATCTGTGATGAACGACGGGGAACCCACCTTCACCCGCTGGTAAAGGATATTCCGGTAAATCGATTGATGGTGGAAACCGATTCACCATGGCTACTGCCAAGATCATTGACGAAAAAGCCGAAAAGCCGGAGAAATGAACCGGCCTTTCTTAGTGAGGTTGTTCAGATGATTGCCACGCACACCGGGCTTTCCCCGGAACAGATTGCCCGGCAAACCAGAGAGACATCACTGGCATTCTTTAATCTTACGGCTCATCATCATGGCCTTCAGGGTCAAGATGAACAATAA
- a CDS encoding cation diffusion facilitator family transporter, with the protein MTEDKNRLLKQATYASVATASILIIAKLMAWFMTGSMSLLATLLDSTMDILASLITLFAVRIAIAPPDEDHHFGHGKAEQLAVLAQSAFIGGSAIVLVLNTLDRITGEDVVLDNESAGIMVMVFSIIATLILLSIQRYVIRKTNSAAIKSDSLHYQVDLLTNIMVLAALIGTSYGYHQVDNILALLIGGYMLFSVRSLAWEAIQQLMDQALPEKELQEIERRALSVDGVLGIHDVRTRVSGSIPFIQMHLDLEPNTPLIYAHELGVQAKRAVLEYLPDADVIVHLDPEGHDDEP; encoded by the coding sequence GTGACTGAAGACAAAAACCGGCTACTCAAGCAAGCAACCTACGCTTCGGTTGCCACTGCAAGCATTCTGATCATCGCTAAGCTCATGGCCTGGTTTATGACCGGTTCCATGAGTCTGCTGGCTACTTTGCTGGATTCCACGATGGATATTCTGGCCTCCCTGATTACCTTATTTGCCGTCAGGATTGCCATTGCGCCGCCGGATGAAGATCATCATTTTGGCCATGGGAAGGCTGAGCAGCTTGCCGTATTGGCTCAGTCAGCCTTTATTGGCGGCTCGGCGATTGTACTGGTACTTAACACTCTTGACCGGATAACGGGTGAAGATGTTGTGCTGGATAATGAAAGCGCAGGTATCATGGTTATGGTCTTTTCGATCATCGCCACCCTGATACTGTTGTCCATTCAGCGCTATGTCATCCGAAAAACCAACTCAGCAGCGATAAAGTCTGATTCACTTCATTATCAAGTGGATCTTCTGACCAATATTATGGTGCTGGCGGCCCTAATAGGGACTAGCTATGGCTATCATCAAGTGGACAATATTCTTGCTTTGCTGATTGGCGGTTATATGCTGTTCAGTGTCAGAAGCCTTGCCTGGGAAGCGATCCAGCAATTGATGGATCAGGCGCTGCCAGAGAAAGAACTTCAGGAAATCGAGCGGCGAGCCCTCTCTGTAGACGGGGTCCTGGGTATTCATGACGTCAGGACCCGGGTGTCAGGCTCAATACCGTTTATTCAGATGCATCTTGACCTTGAACCAAATACGCCGCTGATCTATGCCCACGAACTGGGGGTGCAGGCAAAGCGAGCAGTACTTGAATACCTGCCCGATGCGGATGTTATTGTTCATCTTGACCCTGAAGGCCATGATGATGAGCCGTAA
- a CDS encoding glutaredoxin family protein, with the protein MLQLTLYTTSGCHLCEEAEEMLNLLQNQQICRWVAVEISEDDFLVDRYGVRIPVIATEGGRELGWPFTAVALNDWLIQDVSG; encoded by the coding sequence ATGCTTCAACTGACTTTATATACCACTTCCGGATGTCATCTTTGTGAAGAGGCTGAAGAAATGCTGAATCTTTTACAAAATCAGCAGATCTGTCGATGGGTGGCAGTAGAAATAAGTGAGGATGACTTTCTGGTTGATCGCTATGGCGTCAGGATTCCCGTCATCGCTACAGAAGGGGGCAGGGAACTTGGATGGCCATTTACCGCTGTGGCGTTGAATGACTGGCTGATACAAGACGTTTCAGGATAG
- a CDS encoding cation:proton antiporter — protein MSKDYVDITTIQCFCLYSYRVLINSAGDPMDFTFFNQLMLILALSAVTIAFFKRFQLPESLGYLFVGIILGPTTSGLIQQDFDIALLAEIGVVFLLFTLGLEFSMKTIMAMKKEVFGFGGLQVLLTGIGIFAGLIAFDFAVLTSLVCASALALSSTAIVSKELTQSNEIRSRQGQLAIGVLLFQDIAAVVFLIMIPALIGGGSGSIASSLGFAFAEGVVFVVIMLAIGKWVLPLIFHEVAKARSEELFVLMALVIALMAAWLSHAMDLSMALGGFVAGMMMGESHYKHQVEADIKPFRDVLLGLFFVSVGLMLDMNVLATFWKEILLGTVALIVFKFLVIYTLARTFAETKNISLRASLSLAQGGEFCFALVALASQYGESGGNLTSVVLAVTILSMIIAPLLIRNSNAIVKLVKFDKSEQSIHRVKEEEVRKQTAHIHHHTLICGYGRVGQTIARFLTQENKAYVAIDDDPLHVHEAGLAGDPVFFGDCRKLELLMAVGLERASQVVICIDRSDNALKILQAVRQQFPQVPVLVRTRDDSQSDELKKAGATVVIPEVLESSLVIVKHALLMLGMNPAHVRQRVHEARTKGYEILNGFYPGISDYLMENDKKTYRHAVTLSKHCAADQKTIESLDFKGTDVSIVEVRRKNMVLQPQARMILNAGDIVVLTGSNSDISHIEKLFD, from the coding sequence GTGAGTAAAGATTATGTAGATATAACTACAATACAGTGTTTTTGCTTATACTCTTATCGGGTACTAATAAATTCAGCTGGCGATCCCATGGACTTTACATTTTTTAATCAACTTATGCTTATTCTGGCTCTGTCAGCGGTCACTATTGCCTTTTTTAAACGGTTCCAACTGCCTGAAAGTCTTGGCTATTTATTTGTGGGCATCATTCTTGGGCCGACAACCTCGGGACTGATACAGCAGGATTTTGATATTGCCCTGCTGGCCGAAATTGGCGTGGTTTTTCTCCTCTTTACACTCGGTCTCGAATTCTCGATGAAAACCATTATGGCCATGAAAAAGGAGGTGTTTGGCTTTGGTGGACTGCAGGTACTACTGACAGGCATTGGGATTTTTGCGGGTTTGATCGCCTTTGATTTCGCAGTACTCACATCACTTGTCTGTGCATCAGCACTGGCTCTCTCCTCCACAGCGATTGTGTCTAAAGAACTCACCCAGAGCAATGAAATACGTTCCCGTCAGGGGCAGCTGGCAATCGGAGTTCTTCTTTTTCAGGATATTGCTGCCGTTGTCTTCCTGATTATGATCCCCGCCCTGATTGGTGGAGGGAGTGGTTCCATCGCATCCTCTCTTGGATTTGCTTTTGCTGAAGGTGTTGTGTTTGTAGTGATCATGCTGGCAATCGGCAAGTGGGTTCTGCCACTTATTTTCCACGAGGTTGCCAAGGCCAGGTCTGAAGAACTGTTTGTTCTTATGGCACTGGTTATTGCCCTGATGGCCGCCTGGTTGTCTCATGCAATGGATCTTTCCATGGCTCTGGGGGGATTTGTAGCCGGCATGATGATGGGCGAGAGTCACTACAAGCACCAGGTTGAAGCAGATATCAAGCCATTTCGTGATGTGCTCCTTGGGCTGTTTTTCGTCTCAGTGGGCTTAATGCTGGATATGAACGTTCTGGCAACGTTCTGGAAAGAGATTCTTCTCGGTACTGTGGCACTGATCGTCTTTAAGTTCCTGGTGATTTATACCCTGGCCAGAACTTTTGCGGAAACCAAGAATATCTCTCTTAGAGCCAGCTTGTCACTGGCACAGGGTGGCGAGTTCTGTTTTGCGCTGGTTGCCCTGGCATCACAATATGGCGAAAGTGGCGGCAACCTGACCTCTGTTGTTCTCGCGGTTACTATCCTGTCGATGATCATTGCCCCACTTCTTATCAGGAACAGCAATGCCATTGTCAAGCTGGTCAAGTTCGATAAATCTGAACAGAGCATTCACCGGGTGAAAGAAGAGGAAGTCCGCAAGCAAACTGCGCATATACATCATCATACCCTGATCTGTGGTTATGGCCGTGTAGGGCAAACCATTGCCCGTTTCTTGACTCAGGAAAACAAAGCTTATGTTGCTATTGATGATGATCCTCTCCATGTTCACGAAGCCGGACTTGCCGGAGATCCGGTCTTCTTTGGAGATTGCCGTAAGTTAGAGCTGCTCATGGCGGTTGGTTTGGAGCGAGCAAGTCAGGTGGTCATCTGTATCGATCGTTCCGACAATGCTCTGAAAATATTACAGGCTGTGCGACAACAATTTCCTCAGGTTCCTGTTCTTGTGCGTACACGGGATGATAGTCAGTCTGATGAATTGAAAAAAGCCGGAGCAACGGTGGTTATTCCGGAAGTGCTCGAATCAAGCCTGGTTATTGTTAAACACGCCTTATTGATGCTGGGCATGAATCCTGCCCATGTACGTCAAAGAGTCCATGAGGCCAGGACAAAAGGGTATGAAATCCTGAACGGCTTTTATCCGGGCATCAGTGATTATCTTATGGAAAATGACAAGAAAACTTATCGCCATGCCGTTACCCTGAGCAAACATTGTGCGGCTGATCAGAAAACCATCGAGTCTCTTGATTTTAAGGGAACTGACGTATCAATTGTTGAGGTTCGTCGCAAAAATATGGTCTTACAACCCCAAGCCAGAATGATATTGAATGCCGGTGATATTGTTGTTTTAACGGGAAGTAATAGCGATATTTCTCACATTGAGAAACTTTTTGACTAA
- a CDS encoding DUF2970 domain-containing protein has translation MSDKKGTGIKSVILSTLSAAFGVQKRANLERDFQKGNPAHFIIAGIAGTVLLVLILIAVVHVVAQNS, from the coding sequence ATGTCAGATAAAAAAGGGACAGGTATAAAATCTGTGATTTTAAGTACGCTGTCTGCTGCATTCGGTGTTCAAAAAAGGGCCAATCTGGAAAGGGATTTTCAAAAGGGTAACCCAGCGCACTTCATCATCGCTGGTATCGCAGGAACTGTATTATTGGTTTTGATACTCATAGCGGTGGTCCATGTGGTAGCTCAAAACTCATGA